One part of the Vicia villosa cultivar HV-30 ecotype Madison, WI linkage group LG6, Vvil1.0, whole genome shotgun sequence genome encodes these proteins:
- the LOC131613493 gene encoding uncharacterized protein LOC131613493 has translation MINIACLLAVRCLRTRVVGRNGDAIAEALAMFVGAIGKVSQANAGNREENEFRALGYFQRKNPPIFEGEHEPDKAQAWLKAVKKIFRVMNCIDVQKVRFDTHMLEKEAEDWWGNTAQRFDEEGMEVTWALFHDAYLENYFP, from the coding sequence atgaTCAATATCGCTTGTTTGTTGGCTGTTAGATGTCTTAGGACAAGGGTTGTAGGGAGGAATGGCGATGCTATTGCTGAGGCATTGGCGATGTTTGTTGGTGCTATTGGGAAAGTGTCGCAGGCAAATGCTGGTAATAGAGAGGAGAATGAGTTTCGTGCTTTGGGATACTTCCAAAGGAAAAATCCGCCAATCTTTGAAGGAGAGCATGAACCTGATAAGGCACAAGCATGGTTGAAAGCGGTCAAGAAGATCTTTCGAGTCATGAATTGTATCGATGTGCAGAAGGTGCGGTTTGACACTCACATGCTAGAGAAggaagctgaggattggtggggTAATACAGCGCAAAGATTCGATGAGGAAGGCATGGAAGTTACTTGGGCTCTTTTCCATGACGCatatttggaaaactattttccataA